DNA from Cyprinus carpio isolate SPL01 chromosome B3, ASM1834038v1, whole genome shotgun sequence:
tATGTATACGATTGTCCACAGATGGTTATACAAAAGTGctattttatgcctttttttgcactgttaatTTACAAGATACAGATGTTCTTCCCATTAAAACAACAGACTCAGCCCTCCCTTCATAATCTGTGTCATTCACTTTATTACCCTCAATTACTGGTGTGTGCGTGCACATGTATAACTTGTGTGTAACTGGAGATTAGGGAGTGGTTTGGAGGATGGTGTTACCAGTCAGTTAgttgcatgcgtgtgtgtgtgtgtgtgtgtgtgtgtgtgtgtgcgtgtagcATATCATGCTAACTGCTGAAAGGTGAGTGACTGTCACAAAGACTAGTTATGGCTTGGGGCAAAAAAATTCCCTAGATATTTTAAAACGTGTGTGCAAAAAACACTCCCTCAGTTTACCCAACATgtgatatatttcacaatattctgaAAGGAAGATTGTGATAGAATTAaccatattgtttatttttggcttAATGATACCTTTAAAATATGTTCCAGCTAagtgtttcttttttctaaacaaaaaaatattatttaaccttACTCCCTGTTAAGTCAAATATTAAGTCAAATAATTCAGttgtagtattgtgaaatattagtataaTTGAAATGATcgtttttgaaatgtaatttattaatgtgttgtttatttgtgttttgagcatcattattccagtcttcagtgtcacatgatccttcagaaatcattctgatatgctgatttgctgcttaagaaacatttctaaacacTGTTGAAAGcagtcgtgctgcttaatatttttgtggatattttcttcaggattctttgaaaagtttaaaagaacagcatgtatttgaaatataaatgttttgtaatattataactGTCTTTATTGAATGTGTTTACATGTGCaccaataatgtgattatttccaATCAGTTTAAGGATTTAATTGTAGTGAAATGTTTACATGACACGTGCAAACCTCTTTATTCCAgtttacatgcaattttcattATTCTGATTATTTGCTAAGAAgtgtcattatttttaatggcatTATTCGCAAACCCCACAACAGAAATTATGAACTGGCATACATTAGGTGTGTTACTGGACACTTTGCCAAATACATCAAAAGTAGGGCGCAGagggaatcgcggaatccagtcataaaaacagaattcacagtttaacacggaatgtcacggaattgtcaaatttgtaatgaattaatcaaaaagtaggtcattacacttaaatcgcGATATGggctagtatctgtaaatattaagccgcaaaagtctatttaaatatgaatcctgtatcttctgcgtgtctctgttaatgaatggcgcagacacgCGGTTTTCACATTGCACATATACATAAGCATGCGTGAGgtggttttaatttattaaaaacatatactgaactgctctgagagtcacttcatgagcatttgaccatttgattCGAGTAAAACTAGTGTCATATCACATGCACAGAACTGTAAATGTAGTCACAGcaacccttcaaaataaaagtctggtttgatttgaagacatgGAATTCCTATtcctatttttcagtagaatgtacatagcctacttacagtggttcccaatcctggttctggagaacccccaacactgcacattttagatgtctccctattcaaacacacctgattcaactcatcagctcattagtgaagactccaataCCTCAAATGTGTGAGATAAGAGAAAGCCAAAAGCGTGCAGTagtgggggttctccaggaccaggattgggaaccactggcctactacaactactactactagtaaaatgaaacaaacattattttttaaggaataaaaaaagtaaagtttgattaattttcagtaattaaaagataagtgaaattaatgttttatggcttcatttgataaccaaaaaatgtaaaaacacaacacaatttctgagggaaaaaaaattcataaggctactttaagaaaaaaaatattaaattaagttgttttatgcatttacataattagacatgctaaaataaagaatttggtaacaataaaaaatatggtgagaaaaaataaaacatttcatgggccctaaatgtaatttttgttatacttttaataaattgatgtgaaaatgtataagtttcatgattttaattaattagacatgctttttgattaataaaatttaattaaactattaaaaggagtcaagaaaaattaaagggatagttcacctaaaaatgaaaatttgatgtttatctgcttacccccagggcatccaagatgtaggtaaccttgtttcttcagtagaacacaaaccaagatttttagcagtctatcagtcttataatgtaagtggatgtgagtcacggctaaaacatacaataaagctgaaaaaaaaaaacatacacaaacaaaaccaaattaaaccctgcggctcgtggcgatacattgatgtgtaaagacacaaaacgatcggtctgtgcaagaaactgaacagtatttagtTTTctacctctgattcacacaatgtccgaattgttagaactctcctgagggCAATTTTTCCATTGATAAACTGACATAGTGGGCAGCACAGTGTTAAGCTATTTGAGACCAAAGAACAGTTATTCTTTCTTGTCACAGTTAGCATCTAAAACACCTTTGTACTCCTATAgatgtgttttatatgttatacattctgtttttgtgttttttttttttttaaggggtttGTGCTTTGCCACTCTATCGCTGGGGGAACAGGATCTGGTCTCGGGTCCTACCTACTGGAGCGACTGAACGACAGGTACGAAAACACAATTCACTGATACAGGACTTTGAATCCTGCTGCTCTGACTGATTTTGCAGTCCACACTCCCTCTCCTGAAGCACAGATCCACGCCCTCTGCATTGTTCGTCTAGACTTGCAATTATGAAGCGTTTGGGTGGCAGTCAGTGTAATTAGAGGGAGATGCAGGCGGCAGCGGCCATCACCGGGTGTAATTACCTCTCTTTAGGGGTGTGTTTAATACCATTGCGTGTGCAACCTCAAGGGCACCAGCGGCGCTCAGCTGGGCACGTGTTCTTGTGCCTTAAGCATTCAGCCATTCTTCTGTCTTTTTTAGGTATCCTAAAAAACTGGTTCAGACCTACTCTGTCTTTCCTAACCAAGATGAGATGAGTGATGTTGTCGTACAGCCGTATAATTCTCTACTGACGCTAAAAAGACTGACCCAGAATGCAGACTGTGTGGTGAGTGAATgaacacatgcgcacacacacacacatactctctcttaACCTTTTCAGCTGGCCTAGAATTCGGGAGGAGGTGTTACACACCGGTACACACACGCACTCCAGGGTTGTGGATCTTAAATGAATGTGTTTCTATTTGAAACAGAGCCCCTCTCATATACAGCCTGCTACTTTAACTGCACATTTCCTCAGTTACACAATCCACCTTCCCAAACAGACCTTCTTTCTTCCTCTGCTGCTTTCATTCCCCAAACAGCAGCGGATGGAGAAAAGAGGGTCAGTGCTGTGTGCTCCTTCCATTTCCTCCTTATTAACAATAGCTTGGTCCCTGGGTTCATTTCATAAACCATGCAGAGTACTGTCATATCTGTACATCTGGACTGTAAGTTTATAGATATGTCAACAACACTTTCTATTTTACTTTCATACTGATATCCATCAGCACATGATTGAGCAGATATTTATTCAACAAACACATCCTATTGACTCTCTGAGGAGCCAGTAATTGTGTTTGTATATCCTTATTTGAGTTTTAAAGGGATTTATGGGTTTGATCACCATAGCAAAAGACTAAAGCATTACATCATTATTTATATCTCCAGCTAATCTCTATGTGTGAGGGCCGCGGCAGTTCAGAATAGATTGGGCTTTAGAGGAGCAAATGTCATTAGTAAAGGGTAAGATCTGTTTTATGCATATTGCATTTCTCGCAGCTGTCTGCTAGCTTCATTATTATCTCTGGCAGATATAATAATGTCAGATCAGAAAGTCAGCACAAAAGATGAGGAGGTTAATAGAGGTAGatgactttctgtctttctttgatGAGAATACAGATCTAGAGTTAACGCCAAGTCTGAGGCATTATTCTTAAcccttaattaaaaataaagaaatttctgtcataatttgttCACCATTGTTTTGTTCTAAACCCATTAGACTTTTGCTTATcttcaaacacaaatttaaatgaaatcgAGCAAGATTTTTGTTCTTCCTTTAAAAAGTCAGTTTCACCCAAATATTCCGGcttgtttacaaaaatattgtacCTCTACAAGATATATtgtataaatgtacaaattaaggacaaagttaattttaaagggatagttcacccaaaaattaaaattctgtcattaattactcaccctcatgtcgttccagacccgtaagacctttgttcatcttcagaaaaatATCTTGTTCCAAAGATGAACCAAAATAGTCTTAAagttacaggtttggaatgacatgagggtgagtaataagtgacaaaattttcttttttgggtgaactgttcctttaaggttccgttttctttcagttcattagctgaaatttaaataaaattggccAAGATACATCATATTGAACTTTAAATATTCACTGGTACTCAACaaggtttgcaaaaaaaaaaaaaaataaataaataataattctaacgTAATCATCAGCACAGTCAAAAAATTATTGCAGCCATCAAAAGAGTGTATAATTTTTCCATACCACATAATATTTAACTACACTGTTTTCggatgaaaataaatattgatatgaAATTCagttggaaaaataaatattgacttTGTTCTACACCGTGACTGTAAGCAAGATGGCAATTCTTGATACAACTCTCACAACAATGAATTTCTTTCATTCTGATTCCACttctttaaatttacatttatttgtttggcaGACACTGTTATCTAAAGCGACTTGCAGTGTTTTTAAGACAAACCTTGCatgtatttcagtttttatggaaattaaacccatgaccttgccaATGTTAGTGTCTTGCTCTACCGGTTGAGTGTTGCTTAGTTCTGCAGGATTCTCTATTTTCTAATTTGAATGGCAATTTTAAATACTGTTGCTATCTCAATTCAGATTTAATTAGCACTGTCAATTCCATTCAAAATGGATTTGTCAACTCAGACTGGCTACAGATCTTAATGTAGACCTACAACATCTTGACGTTGTTAAAaatctctttccttttctttctctctccatgtCCCTTTTTTTAGGTGGTGCTGGACAATACAGCTTTGAACAGAATCGCAACCGACCGGCTGCACATTCAGAACCCCTCATTCTCTCAGATCAACCAACTGGTGAGTTTAAAAAGTCTGTCATTTACAAATTGACGTGTGAAAATACAGGCCCCTATTCATCTGTCCTGAGCTGAAGCATCCAACCCAGAGAGTGTCACTTTTAAAGCCCATCCCTGCAGCAGATAGAGGGACAGGCCTGGTGTGGTTCATGTAGGGACAGTAGAGTCACTCCTAGTCTATTAATCACAGTTGGGCGCTAATCCAGACAATCAGAAAATCAACCTAACTGAAGCCAGCCGTGAGTTTGTTTGGCAATGAGACAAATGGGAGAATGATTttggtgtatgtatgtatgtatgtatgtatgtatgtatatatgtgtatgcaAATGTCAAGAAAATGCATAAGCTAAACCACAAAATGGTAGCAAAATGTTGTTCTATCATAGCCGTATTGTATTCTCTGCataaaatctgaaatagcacAGCCTGTCAGTTTTTTAGGAGGATGAAACATGGGGAGTTGCCTGATCCGAAAGGTGTAATCAGCAGCCTGACATGCTGTTGTGTCACATTCTAATGAGTTGGTAATAAATAACCAGTGACATCCTGTGCAGCGCTCTCCTATGCTTTCCTCTTATTCGCCCATTCTTATAGCACCCTGCTCCGAAGTCAGTAGTTCACGTTGTCAACTCATCCATCACAGTCTTCATCACCTCTAATAGACTCGGTCATATGAACTGGTGAACTTTAACAATATGGTGTGTAGATTTCTGTAAAGGGTGACCAAAGTGCAAATAGAAAACCTGTTTCACCAGTCTAGGCTACTGCGTTCTTAAACACCAGCTGCTTTTACATATACGACACCTTTAGTGTACCATTAGCACACCCAAATAATTAGGACAacacaatataaaatgaaaataaagcagaCTGGTCTATTTTTGTTCCCCACCCACTTGGATTATCAAAAGACAAATGTGCTTTTCTTTAACAGGTGTCCACTATAATGTCAGCAAGCACAACAACCCTCCGTTACCCTGGATATATGAACAATGATCTGATTGGTCTGATTGCATCACTCATCCCCACTCCCCGCCTCCACTTCCTCATGACTGGATACACACCGCTGACCACCGATCAGGCCGTAAGTTGGTCAAACGTAGGAATTTGCATTAAGATCCTTTGCAGAAATGCAAAGTCAGTTGCAACTCTTTGTTCAACTCACTATTGATTCCAGTAGTtttatgttagcatgttgctgaGTTAATGACTGAGTACAAATGactcatttttaattatatcagATTGATCTGTCAGTCCCATCTGTCTATTGTTCTTCCTGccggtctattttttttttcttttcattaggAAAGACATGAAGTTTCTAATTTAGTTTCTCCTCCATGTCCACTATCTTGGTTTGAATATTCTTCTTAAAATTTAACGTCATCTTTTCAGGTGGCAAGTGTGAGGAAGACTACAGTTCTTGATGTGATGAGGAGACTCCTGCAGCCCAAGAATGTCATGGTGTCCACAGGCCGAGACCGTCAGACCAATCATTGCTACATTGCCATTCTCAACATCATTCAGGGAGAGGTGGACCCCACACAGGTGTGAGCTTGTTTAATATACCCAGCTTATTTTAAGTGATTTGTGCATGTCctcatttttatatctttatacaTGTCCCTGCAGGTCCACAAGAGTCTACAGAGAATCAGGGAGAGGAAGCTAGCTAATTTTATCCCATGGGGTCCGGCTAGTATTCAGGTGGCACTGTCCCGCCGATCCCCCTACCTGCCCTCAGCTCATCGTGTCAGTGGTCTTATGATGGCTAATCACACCAGCATCTCTTCAGTAAGACCTGACCCTAAACTGTCCATGTCTATACTGTTCAAAAAAGGGTTTGAACTAGGTTCTATATTGTGATCagagattttagtttttaatttcatCTATATCAATTGGTATTGGATATAcaatgtttggggttagtaagattttttttttgtttttatgtttttgaagtctcatGCTCATCAGCGATTGttaaattaaacatacagtaatcagtaatattttgaaatattcttaaaattaaaaaaaaatcttctattttagaatattttaaaataatttattcctgttgcaGCAAGGTTGAATTTTCAGTAGGTATGCACCGATATTGGTCCCGATACTGCCCTTCTGTACTAATACTCGTAAAAATGCCCCCATACCAAAAGCCAATACCCACACAGCGTGTGAACAGAGCTGTGTccagaaaaagaaacactgacaaCCGAACAATAGAGAGTAGAATGGAGTTATTAGAGATTGAGGATGTCTATGAAGTACAGCGTACAGAAGTATAGCGGATGTGCGCGAGGTGATAAGCAGAGTGCGCTGAGTATGGGGGTAGTATGGATTTATgagatttatataatttttggtaATTGGGTATGTTggtgcttaagtttttataatagcaatttgcatatactccagaatgttatgaagagtgatcagatgaattgcatagtccttctttgacatgaaaattaaattaatcccaaaaaaaacctttccactgcatttcattgctgtcatttaaaggacctgctgagatcatttcagtaatcatcttgttaactcaggtgagaatgttgacaagcacaaggctggagatcattatgtcaggctgattgggttagaatggcagacttgacatgttaaaaggagggtgatgcttgaaatcaggAGATcacttccattgttaaccatggtgacctgcaaagaaactcGTGCAGCCATCATtttgttgcataaaaatggcttcacaggcaaggatattgtggctactaagattgcacctaaatcaacaatttataggttcatcaagaacttcaagggaaagaggttcaattcttgtaaagaaggcttcagggcgtccaagaaagtccagccaagcgccaggatcgtctcctaaagaggattcagctgcgggatcggagtgccaccagtgcagagcttgctcaggaatggcagcaggcaggtgtgagcgcatctgcacgcacagtgaggcgaagacttttggaagatggcctggtgtcaagaagtgcagcaaagaagccacttctctctaaaaaaacatcagggacagattgatcttctgcagaaagtatagtgaatggactgctgaggactggggcaaagtcatattctccgatgaagcccctttccgattgtttggggcatctggaaaaaggcttgtccggagaagaaaaggtgagtgctaccatcagtcctgtgtcatgccaacagtaaagcatcctgataccattcatgtgtggggttgcttctcatccaagggagtgggctcactcacaattctgcccaaaaacacagccatgaataaagaatggtaccaaaacaccctccaacagcaacttcttccaacaacccaataacagtttggtgaagaacaaatgcattttccagcgcgatggagcaccgtgccataagggcaaaagtgataactaagtggctcggggaccgaatgttgaaattttgggtccatggcctggaaactccccagatcttaatcccattgagaacttgtggtcaatcctcaagaggcgggtggacaaacaaaaacccactaattctgacaaactccaagaagttattatgaaagaatgggttgctatcagtcaggatttggcccagaagttgattgagagcatgcccagtcgaattgcagaggtcctgaaaaagaagggccaacactgcaaatactgactctttgcataaatgtcatgtaattgtcgataaaagcctttgaaacgtatgaagtgcttgtaattatatttcagtacatcacagaaacaactgaaacaaaaaatctaaaagcagtttagcagcaaactttttgaaaaactatatttatgtaattctcaaaacttttggccacgactgtagattgTACAGGAGTATGGAGGGTTTGGGGGTGTTGTTGAGTGGATTTCGCTGAGTAGTCACTGGAAACTTTGTAGTTCGGTCGGATATGtaaaaagcaagcaagcaaaacaGTGCACAAGTTACTAAAGTTATTTGACGGTGAGGAGAGCGAGAGATGCGtaagagagggagcgagagagagagagagagcacacactTCTGTTGCATGATCGTGATTGTGTTCACTCCATTAGCGcatgcatttggattaaaactgaatcgtaaatataaaacaaacaaaaattatatgggcattcactataaacaagatttattttaaatgtcaagcGTACAcgattaaagcaaaagtgaaactAGCAGACTGTGAAATGCACTAGACTAGAAGTGTCTCTtgggcattcactataaacaagatttattttaaatgtcaagcGTAAATTATGGTTTTTATTCGTTAACACGGGGGTCCGCCGTACGTGAGGGTCCGCATACAGTGAGCATGATGCAAATTAAATCACCAAAATAGTATGCCGTACTCTTATAATGTATAACGAGTGGTCCCCTGCATTATTTTaggaaaatgttttgtgattaCAGTATTATTGAGCTTCTGCAATGGAGCAGCTTTAACGCACCATTAAGATGAACAGTGAAAGTAACAAAAGCTTATACGATACATTTTAACAGGTATAATTAAATGTGGaaataactgaaggaaatatCTAAATGAAGCCAACTAACATGATTCTTCTTCTTACTAttatcagggctccaaacaaaaaaatcgagtaaggagccattggctcctataagaaaaaaatgtaaggcacaaaataatttttttaggtgccacagaataaacgggttttatttattttattattattttttttttttttttacattttaacatttcagtcatactgtcatgtttttgtctcatcttttcttgactttatcagcattttaatccatcttgtagatgacctgggaactaaggttcacttaaagtgggaactaaatgtcttttccagcttgaaatctacagtcacaaagaattgttcattacacagagtctgtaccagtatcatggagcataagcatcacttgaccactgagtgtagcttgggctcctcctacatgaggcatttcagtaagttgtactgtaggatctcttataaaatagcctaccttttgatgttaatttatgctcactatgtactatattagtaaagagaaagattaaatgggttcacttgaccttgaactgaggcgctaaagcgacccgcgcctgccgcattaaggagcgccaaaactgtattgtttgaatttcgttatgaattcggaaaaattttaaagctggtactttttattaaaaagttacaaagcacagagctttttgcgattactggacggcagttgcacttcaaacaatgaagttcacgcatttaaagaacacaaaccaagatcttgtttagaagaagccatattagtaattattataaacgagaattgttaacgatattgccaatattcacacagctgacagctttacctgttctagtttgttcaagttgtgcaacGAAATAgatgctgtattttctgcactttcctttcttacgtctccgtcatttatctctcgctgcacagcagagctgcgtttatcagactgtgtgcgtcagcactgatgtgcggcagagatgagtactgtctgaaactctctttttccactaaaactttgatgcgcatcgtatcagtttaatacgtgaacataacaaaagatttgatcgcaaaacaattaggaaaaaaaggcattacattcaaatttttaagttagcTATAacgtaaatatatacccagatagcaataacactcgggctgaatctggctgaaatgcgtctctgtcggttcagtctcggcatcggtgagaagataatggaccagagccgcgccgactctacaaaacacttctggctgacaggacggctttttctctatgggccgatctcggatgaaagctgttgtacacgcggcaggtccacactcggtgtagttgtgtgtatgaACCTTCGgccccgagttcgtt
Protein-coding regions in this window:
- the LOC109106836 gene encoding tubulin gamma-1 chain; its protein translation is MPREIITLQLGQCGNQIGFEFWKQLCAEHGISPEGIVEEFATEGTDRKDVFFYQADDEHYIPRAVLLDLEPRVIHTILNSPYANLYNPENIYLSEHGGGAGNNWASGFSQGEKIHEDIFDIIDREADGSDSLEGFVLCHSIAGGTGSGLGSYLLERLNDRYPKKLVQTYSVFPNQDEMSDVVVQPYNSLLTLKRLTQNADCVVVLDNTALNRIATDRLHIQNPSFSQINQLVSTIMSASTTTLRYPGYMNNDLIGLIASLIPTPRLHFLMTGYTPLTTDQAVASVRKTTVLDVMRRLLQPKNVMVSTGRDRQTNHCYIAILNIIQGEVDPTQVHKSLQRIRERKLANFIPWGPASIQVALSRRSPYLPSAHRVSGLMMANHTSISSLFERTCRQYDKLRKREAFLEQFRKEDIFKDNFDELDNSREVVQQLVDEYSAATRPDYISWGTQE